Proteins encoded together in one Lachnospiraceae bacterium JLR.KK008 window:
- a CDS encoding DUF1292 domain-containing protein yields MEKIVFRPEGEAPVAFYVLEQTTIAGKTYILVTDTEEGDGDALILSDVSVPEDQESIYEIVTEETELSAVAEVFERMLEDVELTEGDFE; encoded by the coding sequence TTGGAAAAAATCGTTTTTCGTCCGGAAGGAGAGGCGCCGGTAGCATTTTATGTACTGGAACAGACCACGATAGCCGGTAAAACATATATATTAGTTACAGATACAGAAGAAGGAGACGGAGATGCACTCATTCTGAGCGATGTGTCCGTACCGGAAGACCAGGAAAGTATATATGAGATAGTTACGGAAGAGACAGAACTTTCCGCTGTGGCGGAAGTGTTCGAGCGTATGTTGGAAGATGTGGAGTTGACAGAAGGAGATTTTGAATGA
- the ruvX gene encoding Holliday junction resolvase RuvX, with the protein MRIMGLDYGAKTVGVAVSDPLQITAQGIEIVRRQREDKLRRTLARIEELIVAYEVDTIILGFPKNMNDTIGERAEKSLAFKDRLERRTGLPVIMWDERLTTVAANQAMIEAGIRRERRKEYVDEIAAVFILQGYLDRCKCADTDKQ; encoded by the coding sequence ATGAGAATCATGGGATTGGACTACGGGGCTAAGACGGTAGGGGTCGCTGTCAGCGATCCTCTGCAGATTACGGCTCAGGGGATAGAGATTGTCCGGCGTCAGCGGGAAGATAAGCTGCGCCGGACTTTAGCGAGAATTGAAGAGCTGATTGTGGCGTATGAAGTCGACACGATCATACTTGGCTTTCCAAAAAATATGAACGATACGATAGGAGAACGGGCGGAAAAATCGCTCGCTTTTAAGGACAGGCTGGAGAGAAGGACTGGTCTGCCTGTCATTATGTGGGACGAGCGTCTGACGACGGTGGCCGCCAATCAGGCAATGATCGAGGCGGGTATCCGCAGAGAGCGCAGAAAAGAATATGTGGATGAGATCGCGGCCGTATTTATTTTACAGGGATATTTAGACCGTTGTAAATGTGCGGATACAGATAAACAGTAG
- a CDS encoding IreB family regulatory phosphoprotein has translation MQDLGNTQFFNVEIEPENGVKIVLSTVYEALTEKGYNPVNQIVGYIMSGDPTYITSHKNARSLIMKVERDELVEEMLKEYINANHWK, from the coding sequence ATGCAGGATTTAGGAAATACGCAATTTTTTAATGTGGAAATCGAACCGGAGAACGGGGTTAAGATCGTATTATCGACAGTATACGAAGCGTTGACTGAAAAGGGGTATAATCCTGTCAATCAGATCGTAGGGTACATCATGTCAGGGGATCCTACCTATATTACCAGTCATAAAAATGCCAGAAGCCTGATTATGAAAGTGGAACGGGACGAGCTGGTGGAAGAGATGCTGAAAGAATATATCAACGCGAATCATTGGAAGTAA